One stretch of Nitrospirota bacterium DNA includes these proteins:
- a CDS encoding DUF2889 domain-containing protein: MTALDELMDLAKYQKQTFGRTYTTDVYKPKEGLVAITRMHDSYHDMQLAILVEKKALTIRKIAAKMDRHPYPLCQAAVLRLQGLVGLFIFEKGILRHVKETIPKSEGCTHLYELVETTLRSLFAAVSSIYGEKNVRGIELDLEERRQLGIQNPVLRNSCHVFNERGADQQVFDAAAKKLSIKDDSQPVY, translated from the coding sequence ATGACTGCATTGGACGAACTCATGGACCTGGCGAAGTATCAAAAGCAAACCTTCGGCCGGACCTATACCACCGACGTTTACAAGCCGAAGGAAGGGCTCGTGGCGATCACGCGGATGCACGATAGCTACCACGACATGCAGCTCGCCATCCTCGTGGAAAAGAAGGCCCTGACCATCCGAAAGATCGCCGCGAAGATGGACCGCCATCCCTATCCCCTCTGTCAGGCCGCGGTGTTGAGACTCCAAGGGCTTGTCGGCCTCTTCATCTTCGAGAAGGGGATCCTCCGCCACGTGAAGGAAACCATTCCGAAAAGCGAAGGGTGTACGCACTTGTATGAGCTGGTCGAGACGACGCTGCGTTCGCTCTTTGCCGCCGTTTCGTCCATCTATGGAGAGAAAAACGTGCGGGGCATCGAGCTCGATCTGGAGGAACGCCGTCAGCTCGGAATACAGAACCCCGTCCTTCGAAATTCATGTCACGTTTTCAATGAACGCGGCGCCGATCAACAGGTGTTCGACGCCGCCGCGAAAAAACTGTCGATCAAAGACGATTCACAACCCGTGTACTAA
- a CDS encoding cytochrome c3 family protein yields MKFFKVVAGLGILAGGCVVAFFLLVYGPYMTPKFGNPAPVQPINFPHDRHAGTDVANGQLGLPCTACHIFAERSEQAGAPPLQFCMGCHLGIGLDKPGIQKLREYYDKGESVEWARVHTLPYFIRFSHKRHVKAGFQCQECHGAVEKMAVLTREAPLQMGWCFNCHKLHEDKGGSQDCWTCHK; encoded by the coding sequence GTGAAGTTCTTCAAAGTCGTTGCAGGTCTGGGCATCCTCGCCGGAGGGTGTGTGGTTGCTTTTTTTCTTCTCGTTTATGGACCTTACATGACACCAAAGTTTGGAAATCCCGCGCCGGTTCAACCGATCAATTTCCCACATGACCGCCACGCCGGAACCGATGTGGCGAACGGCCAACTCGGGCTGCCCTGCACGGCCTGTCATATCTTCGCGGAGCGATCAGAACAGGCCGGGGCGCCGCCGCTCCAATTCTGCATGGGCTGCCATCTTGGGATCGGGTTGGACAAGCCCGGCATTCAGAAGCTGCGTGAGTACTATGACAAGGGAGAGTCGGTGGAGTGGGCGCGCGTCCATACGCTTCCCTATTTCATCCGATTCTCGCACAAGCGGCACGTCAAGGCCGGTTTCCAATGTCAGGAATGCCACGGGGCGGTCGAGAAAATGGCGGTTCTCACGCGCGAGGCCCCGCTCCAGATGGGCTGGTGTTTCAACTGCCACAAGCTGCACGAGGACA